Genomic window (Phragmites australis chromosome 5, lpPhrAust1.1, whole genome shotgun sequence):
CGATCgtcaaagaaagaaagaacaagGTTATATAATCCTAGCAGGCTGCAGCAAGCCATACTTCCATTTCGGAGCTGAATCACGAAGAAGCTCCACTGGACTCACTCGATGCGGCCGCTTTGGGGtgcaccttcttcttcctcagcccAAACACCCCTCCTCCCCTGCTGCTGGCCGCAGCCTTCTTCTCCCCGGAGCAGTGGCGGACTCAGGATTTAGCGATtgggtattcagtattaaaaaaaatgttcaatccaaaatacgagaagtccatagtagcgtaaattttaaagtataaattgttcatagtagagaagtttcaactaattaaaagaaattacaaagcatttaaagaaaattaaatttaactttgtgttcctttatggcttggaagcgtttaatgatgtcactatccttaacttgcacaaaaaattcacgctcaattgctgattgccgaactgggcagtcataacataaagatcataaatacctaatatttgttgctatatgggctcttttcagttagggaaaaatgcaaacccccctaaagtcacttggattttaattttcccctccaaaaattattttgttgcaaaaaaaaaaacccccaaaggtttgattttgttgcaaaaacacgtccaaaaatttaaaaaatttaaaaaaatcacaaaaaattctaaaaaaaaactagagacaattataagaccttttgtgaaatttgttttcaaaaataatatcctttacatcatattacatggagagtaagtttgaaaaaaaagaaaaacgaacaactcatttattaattcaagttaaatgcatagttaattatttactaatccaaaaattatgaaacaaaattttttagtcttcttacatgatcctctatcttgtaaaaatacatgaaatcttgaaatagttattgtaacatgcaggattgagtaaatgtgttgcagatagattaattcataactaatccataacaccccaaaattagtgaaatcacttttattagtttactaaaacaattagtttacaatttgctgagtggtctgatgaattgaagcagcaaagatatatatacgtagtatatgtgctatatacttaattttttttaaaaaagttgggtattcaattgaatacccatgcatcatggtAGGTCCGCCCATGCCCCGGAGCCGGCACCACCGTTCTTGCTCTTCGCCTCCATGCGCCGCACCTTCTCCTTGTAGGTGTTCTTGAGCACGTACGCCTCCACGAAGTCTCCTCCCATCATGGACGCCATCGCAGATGATTAGCTCCTGCCCTCAACTCTTGCTCCTCACCAACTCGACTGGACCTGGACCGACCCTGCTTCTTGTCCTCTGCTCAGGtaagctgctgctgctagtaGCCCGGCTGCGCGCTTCCCGTGAGCTGTGAGCAGGCTTGAGGTGCGAGCCCGTGCTTTTGTAGGCTCGAGAGGAGCAGGGCGTAGCGTAGACCTGGCACGCAAGCTGAAGCGAAGAAACTGACAGGGCAACGAAGGACCTCGGTTGCTTGGGCGCGCGGAAGCTATCGGCAGATCCGTTGGAAACGAGCTGCGCGTGAGCCGCCGCCGCGGACCAACGAATTCCCGCGCATGTCACGCGTCACGCACCGGACCAAAGGTCTCGCGTGCAACGTAGCTCCCCGTCTGCGACGCGACGCGACGCGACGCGCGCAAAGGCGGCCGCGGCAGGGGGTGGGTGGGATTTGCGCTTGTGCGCCGGTAGCGGGTCAATGGGTGGTGTCATGGCGTGCGGTCGCGCTACCGCGACGGGGCTTCACTCCAGTCTGGGAGCTCATAAATGTTGAGAAACTGACTGAGAGTAGTTTAGTGATTCTACGAAATAACGATTATAAAAGAAAGGTATAATGTATGAGAAAgattgtctatttttttatttatgtttatAATGGGAGATGTTgttttatatatatactgtTAAAACCCCTAAGAATCAATTCTCAAAAGATACAGATTTATTTCTAGAAGTCAAATCTTTAAAAATTAAGATGGGTTTAAATTCTATTATAAACTTTCAGATTTCCTAACACTCTCTTTGTTACTTCTCACGAAATCATATGTCATACTAAAACTCCTCAAAAATCTAGtggaaaaaattaggagaaagaatACATAGCTTGCGATATGGTCACACGAAttatctcattaaaaaccttgaCATAAGAAACTTTAGGAAAACTCATCTaagagaaaaagagtacaattcacccaaaaaatacTTCATATAATCATAATTAACTCTGGGCACTTAATCtttttgactaagatttaatttttcatattgatattatgtgaaaattctcatCTAAAATATacaactctctaagcctcatcatcctaATACCACGAACACAACTTTCAAAAATAGATGCATGGAATACTTGGTGAATAAATCTACAAGATTTTCATATGACTTGGTATACATTACTTTTATTTCGTTCAtattatgcaattcatgagcataaaagaacttggcgttgatatgcttcgttaagttgcttttcacatatcccgattgCACATATGCGACACAtacagcattatcttcatagacaATAGTAtgggtgttagtagtgttcaaaccacattactactggatatgattgatcactcttctgaGCCATGCGCATTCCCATGCGGCTTcatataaaactattattttcaagtggtctgcgaagtagatacaagacttggATTTGATGATTTTCAAGaaattgcagttccaccacatagaAAAACATACACAGTCTGTGATTTCGAtgtatgcgggtctgacagGTACTTAGCATCTGTGTATCCAATCAGACTTAggtcctgattctttctgtaggaTAATCccagatctttgctaccttacAAATAATGTAGAATATCCTTCAAGCTCTTCCAATACTTTTTAGTGGGCTCTACATTAtatcgtgcaagtaggtttactaCAAACGCTATGTCTAGCCTAGTGCAACTAGCTAGATACATcagcgcacctattgcacttaagtatgagaATTCCGGTCTCAATActtcctcccctcttctctaggtctatagggatcttgatcttcttgCAATGATCTTCTGACCATAGGGGTTTTAGCGGGAAATGATTTTCAAAATCAAAccactctaacaccttctgagtgtagtttgattgATATATAAAGATTTCATCTGCCACATGCTCCAGTTGCAGgtccaagcaaaatttggttttacccaaatctttcatttcgaaTTTAGACTTCAAGTATaaacttgcttcttctatttcttcttctgtaccaatgatatttagatcatctacatatacaaatattatgtaaaatccattctgggaccTTTTTATAAATACACAGGGACAAtctgtgctatttgtgtagcctcatTTTTCAAGAAATTCACTTAAACGAGTGTATCAcattctacctgactgtttcaacccatataacgacttcttcaattgtacgctataaaggtgtctatttcctctatcTTAATTTGAAAATAGTATTtcttcaggtaccttcatataaatatctGAATCTAGGCTTTCATAAAGATATGTGATCACAACATCCATTAGGTTCACttccattgagattaaatatctaaaggtaatgatGCCCATCATCAGGGAATAGGTTTTTTCATAATCAACGCCTGAttgttgagtgaaaccttgtgccactagtcgtgctttgtacctcacaatttcattccttttattCCTCTTATGCACAAAAACTCACTTGTATCCTACTAGCTTGATGTGGAGAGGTGTGCAATATACTGGCCCAAAAACATAtcttttgttcagggacaacAATTCAGTTATTATTGCCTTCTATCAGTCTTCTCAAATCTGatctcattctacattcagtgagCGATGCAGACTCAGGGTCATGATATATAATTGTGGCAATTTTGTTTGTGAAGTATGTGTCAAATATTGTTGTTGCTCTATTCCAGTATTCTTTTGAATTCACACaatttattgctatttcatcattgACTGCACTTTcaagtgcttcttcatcttgctcttcataatttgtTACTGTTATAGCAAgatcctttagtttaccagtgTCAAATTTAATGCACACATTTTCGCTGATTTCTTCCtacgtgggaagattcaaatctggtatgcctACTTCCTAAGGTTTCATACCATCGTCAGatctcaactggctccccttctttttcctttaggCACTCTTGTGATCGACTATGGTAAGCTCTTATTTTTCACTTTTTCCATACATCTCcagctatttgggacttgagaaactgaatttcttgtccttttattattttttggagctcctGGGATAAGATAAGGGGTACTTTCTTTTGGTACTTTcactctctctggtgcattaCGTGCAGGCACATGTGACTTAGTTACGCTCTTCAAATCATAAAAATGATTAGgtagattgtttgctaatttttgCAAATCATGATTTTCTGTACTTTATTATTTGCTTCGCTAGTGCAAGGATCATGTGATgcaattccttcagcctgccatataattttttgatatttttcatttaagggtatatttcctcccctaATGacagaaaattattttcatcaaaaatgcagtcagcgaagTGGGCCATATGCAGATttccagttgttggttctaaatatcagattatagatgcagtctcataaccgatatatattccaactttccgCAAAAGTCCCATAGCGTTTCGTTGTGACGGCGATATTGGCACATCAATCATACATTCAAATTTGTGTAAATGAGAAATCTTCAGAATTACCCATTacactagttgcataggtgaatgaatgttgtaggaggatggtctataattaatgagGGTTGCGGCATGTAAGACTGCATGTCCTCAACATGTAGAAAACAAATTACAGCACTGCAACAATggtctagcaatgaactttattctctttatcagcGCTTCGACTAGTCTATTCTGAGTGTGGACATGCGGTATataatgttcaactttaattctcatACCAATGCAATAATCATTGAATGCTTTAGAAATAAATTCTCCAGTGTTATCCATTTTGATGGACTTCACTTGATGATCcagaaaattattcctgatttgtataatctgcgagatcaactttgcaaatgcGTGGCTATgagtagataatagacatacatgcgaccacttcaAGGATacgtctattaataccataaagtattGAAATGGATCAGAAAGCGGCTAAATATGATCACAAATATCTCTCTGGATTTAGTCCAGGAATACAGGGATTTTATCTTATACCTTTAAGGTAGAcagttttattatttatttttcggTAGCACATGCaaggcatacaaaatcttcatgattcggaaaattcttcacaattatgccatgaccttatgagttagtaattatgtttttTCATTATTCTAAGATCAGgatgacctaatctatcatgccataggAAGAATAATTCTACACTACGAAACACAATCTTCAAGATAGTGAACATTTCAATACTCTaatgcgagtgtagtacaagatattgctcatggagggaagtttttctagtattctcacttcactatcaTGCTTAGTAATGTATAGGTACTCCCTActatcttcttcaccagtttctacatgaaAACCGTTAGCGTGAATATTTTTAAAACTTAATAGATTCATTATAGATTCAGGGTACAACAATGCTTATTCAATGTGTAAAGTAATGCACATAGGTAGTATGATTGTGGCTCTTTCAGAAtctactatgcatttatcactaccaatGATAGCCATTACTTTTTCAGAGCTATTTCCaatagactgaaaatacactttttctcttaagatactgtttgtggttccactatccacaatacacacttcctccatgcaGACGCcacatatattctataaataaagcattcaatcattcacatgcgagaaagtagcaacaagactaaatgctttattaactatcaaaaaaattgtttgcagctaagattgctcttctagagcttacatttattcactcaatccttctaaattcagcaactaagtaaatggctaattactctaattctagatagagtatGTGTAATATctgactacttcatcttcaatggctttcttttccaCTACATCCATTACGGCATCATCtatggcagtggaggagggcaaaaTAGAGGCCTCCGCATTtttcattgggaggtctttcATTACCAGTACAGGagcgtcatcaacttccatATGAGATACTTCCCTTTCAACTATTGTTGCTTTGTCCACTTCCATCCCACTGCAATGGTCAGGTGAGCTTCTGgctgctccttcttcttctttcggtatgcttccacaacatactttggtgctttgcagattcgaGACTAATGGTCCCAAACACCGTacttatagcatgtctggttctgcttaccatatggcttgacttctttctttgtcttgccattatcatcaccaggcttAACTTTATCTGTCACCACTTTTTTTCCTCCATTTACCCACTTCTTATTACGGTTCTTGCGCGCTTTGAAAGAgttgtgattgacttctagcCCACTTGTCTTTTCTTGTGGCTGGGATAAGTTTTTATTTATGATTTTGTCGTGAACTTCatggagttgcaacacatcaatcaatttaGAATACTTCTTATAATtcgattgacggtgattgcgtgcggattctgccgcattcgggtggaaagtggagaaagacttctcaattttctcatcttctataatctctttcccacagagacataGTGGTGTGCAAATACGGTATAGCacggagttgtactctctgacatgcttaaAGTCATAGAAACGAAGTCGGACCAATTCTTGCACTGCGAGAGACTTGATGGTGTATTTAAGGTGCTCAAAACGCTTCTGCAGTGCGTCCCATAATGCCTTAGCACTGGTCATttccatgtactcatccttcgaAGTGGGAGAGAAATGGTGacagagaaaatgaagtgcccgatcattctcatcctccgtgggaacCATTGCATCACTTATTTCTAGGCCAATTGCAACGCAGAGTCTTTTCGCTCCCAGTATAATTTGGACATCCGATATCAAATGAGATAGTTGTGGCCATCAGCACTTAGCTtagcgaactccttgttcgtgatgccagtgatctacatatttaataatacaagtattactactagtaaagttacATCATATTTTTAAATTGGATTACTgtaaattttttgatattttctatgctattatatgaatattatTGAATTTAAACGTATAACAAATAATttaaacaataaaaataatatataaataaataccatataattgctaaaatagatgcaaaatttaaattcttcAGAAAAAGTACTTTTAGGATTTTCTGTAAAGTTCGATGGTTTATACGCAAAACTTCAGGATTTGCATAATTTTCGAAAACAACAGGGTCTATTTGTGAAATTTCTAtatgtcctttttctttttaatttcttttcaattttgacCTGctacttttctattttcttattgTAGCAAGCCAGCCTAGCCCAAAACGCTTTTTCCTTCTCAAGTGGCAACGGTTGCTGGCGCGCATTGGTCGGGGTGGAAACGCATGCGGGCGTCAGCGTGGAGGCGGGAGGCCAATGCGGCGACATTGCAGGGGCGCACGCGACAGGGAGATGTGCATGCGTGACTGTGATGCATGTACGTATGCATTGCACCTTCACATGCATAAGTGCTTATGCATAAGTGCTTATGTACATCCAGTTTGCATGGCCGATAGGACCACTGCCGCGTACAGGCGACATTGGATTTCTAGCCTTCATGGCTAGGGTCGGCATCACTTCAGTGCGCAGGGGCGCCGGCCTGCAGGGCTAGAACAGCATGCCAACAGGGCCTTCAGGCTGTAATGTATGGAATCAAGAGTTTCGAGATGGACGTTCGTACGGAAACATCCTTTTCTCTTGCCCATGTGCTTACTGGATTCAGCTTTCACAAATCAACAGGTCATCGTAGTGCGTTGCAATGTTGCCAACTGAAGCACGGAGCCGATAGATGCAGTCGTCCGCTTCACCAGAGAGGCGAACAGGCCCCTGTACATGCTGTTGTGGCGTGCGGCTTTCAGACGGGTAGCACACGGCAGGGGGCGGCGGCCTTCGTCTCCGTGCAGGGAGGCCACGCGGCAGCAGTGCTCCAAGGGCTTCGTACAGGCACGAGCAGAGACCCGGTGTGGCAGGGCAGCAGGCCGATGCGTCGTGCAAGCGTTATGGCGGCACATTGTGCAGAGGCACCGCCGGCGATTCTTTCGATTTAGATCTACTGGTCAGTATTTCGATCTACTGTTTATTGCGAGTCTATATGTACATCGATTGCAATGAAAAACAGAAGCTATACAAATTGATCCACTGTGATTGTATCTTACAATTCTTACGAATAGATTCGTACCGAGTAAGACATATCCGCTAGTTTGGTATAACGTGTTTAGAAAACTGCTGTTATCGAGTGTAGTCCGGtaattttatgagaaaataattGCAAAAGAGAGATATAATGTATAGGAAAGATTTtctattctttatttatttgtgtttaCAATGAAAGATGCTATCTTGTATATATAGTGttaaaaacttttaaaaatataatcaaTCTTTAAAAGATAAAAGATCTATTTCTTTAAAAGATAAAAGACCTATTTCTAAAGGATAGAATCTTTACGGATCTAGATGAGTCCAAATTTTATTGTAAACTTCCGTATATCCTAACAATGAACAACCAACAAGCGCAGCTTCACACGTGCACGCGCGTGGCTTTCTGAGTCCGGAATCCGGAGAGCGTGGTTGCTTGTGGTTTGCGCATGCGCAGATGTACATGGTCTCGTTACTTGTTAGATTCATTTGGATACATTTTAGACAAATCTGGTaaaacttttcaaaatttgactatcaataaattttaaaataattggtttgaaaatatgaaaatcataTACATAGATTTAActcgaaaaataattttaggaCTCATAAAATTATTGgactttataaatatattattgtatAAAATAGTGATCTAAGGACATATTGTAGACCGTGTCATATCTAAAATATCAAGTATATTTGAACTAAGGAAGTAATAAGATAACAAAAGTTTAAATTTTAAAGAAATAACACGCTATGATTGAACCATTTCCATGACTAAATAGTGGTTTGACAAGCGGCCACTTAGTTCCAATCCACTATTTTTAATTGTGCCTCGTATCGGTAGCGTTTATACTCCGAAATTGTAATCACAATTACAGCAGCTACCAACACTATTTAGTACCTTATTGTACGTCACCCGGTGGATTCATCGTTTTTCCCGCAGAATGAAATCTGTCCAGATGATTCCAGAAGACTTCACCACTATTACTTGGTAGATAAAAGTCACCAGTAAACAAGTCAAGATCCATAGCCAATAAACAAGTCAAGATATAATAATTCAAAGAAGAAACCTTTCTGATTAGAAGGCTATTAATGTATAGGTGACGCCACGATGATACATTTAACCTTGGCTTTTTTGTGTTTCTAAGAAACAAAATAAGAAGAGAAAAACTGTATTGGTGCTGTTCACATACATACCAGCATCTCTACACATTACAAGTATAGCGATTTCTCAGAGTTGACCGGACTTTCTTCTTATTTCAACTCCCAGAGAACAATCAATATTACCTTAAGCCAAACTTTTGATGTCAAACGATATAAGCTTTTCATAGTCATTCTTGTTACACCCGTTTGTACGGCTATAAATATACTTTGAGTGACTCTCTTCCAGGAGCTTGATTATATGCTCCTCCAAATCCTCATCTTTGTGGCACCTTCGAATAGTATTCCTTTCGTCATTGGTGACAATGATGACCTCCTCTTTGTATGTTGCAAGCAAATTAGCCACAACAATGTTCATCTTGTACTTGTTCAGAGCCATATCTGCTTTCTGAACAAGAATGTCTGAATCTGTCTCAAGCTGCCATTTATTTTGCAAACAGTTGGACAAAGAATTGTTAGGTTGCATAAAGCAAACAGCTGTGTAGTAAAGGATATTATCACCCTTCCATGATATAAAAAATCTTCGGGCAAAACTAACCTTGAAAGATATACAGAAGGCCAGCGGGGCCCATTGGTTTCGCAACACTGAAAGCATTTTTGGAACCTGACTGAGCCTCATATCCAGAGGGCCTCCGGCTGACTGAATCTTATGTTTTGCCTGCAGAAGAATCAAATTCCCAGCTGATAATGTAAGGCAATCCCAGTAAAGAATGCTATCATAATGTTGGATTTCTTTATCTGACGTTTAACGCATTCAGGCAACACATCTCCACCTGATTAAATCATACCATGCTATCCCAAGGAACATAAAAGTCAGACACCGCTGCAGCAAGATAGAACATCCCGTGTAGACCCACAGAGCTCATCGATGCAGCCACCATCTTTAATAACTGTAACCAAATGTCGTGTAATGATTTTCAAATTATGATGTGAATATTATGTAACTCAAGCAATTGATCAGCGATGCAAGACCTGAAGATATTCAAATATTGTGGTGAATGGGAGTTTCAGCAGAGAGCCGCCTTCAATAGCCTGCGAGTAACTTGTCAGTCAATCTCTGTACATCAGTGTGCCACTTTCGATGAACAGCACATGCCATACCTTGCAATATTCCCCAATTGCTTTCTCTACAATCGCTGCATGCGATTCGGCCACTGATAAAAGAAACATAACAGAAGTTAAAACACTGTTGGTAAAAGTTTTTCTTTTGACCCGCACTTGGTGCTGTAAATTACCAACCTTGAACCTTTGATTCTGCATTGACATCAAAGAACTTGAGAAATGAATCGTCAGGCAGGAACCTACAGTAAGGCTGGCAACTCCCTCTGCACGCATGTGGATAGCCACATTGTATGTATTATTTCGCAGTGAAAATTACCCTCAAGTTATTTATGAAGaagtctttttttttgcagtatGTAGATACTGAATAATTCACAAAAGTGAAGGCTTGCTACTTAGATTACCGTCGATGGACAAAGATTACTGCATAACCGGCCTTTAAGAAATACCTATATCAtcagaagaaaaaggaaataaatgcaTGAGTACATAAAGAAATAAATGCGTGAGTACATAAAACTTTTCTAGAACAGAAACATTTCATGGTACAAGTGCATTTAAGCCGCAAGTATCGCAATTCACAAGTCATCACAAGGCAAGTATCAGCTTCAAGCCAACATAGGCTTCTATACAAGTACGCATCAGAAATAAAGAAACATGCGAAGCATGATTGCTTATAAATACCAAAGGGAAAAGGCTTAGTTACTAAAAACGCAGAGTCAACAAGTAGTGAGAATTCAATATTTTAGATGCATAAAAGGTACAGTAAAGAATGCGGTAAGAAATTGTGGAGTTTCTTTTGTCCAATAGGGCGAAACCAAAATTTTGGTCACTAACCAATCCATGTCTGATGTTCCAAACCTCCCACTTTTTCATACTAATAAGTTCAAAATCTCAACCTCAGGCAAAAAATGATTACTCTGAGTACTTAAATTCAACCTACTAGACTACATTTTTAAAAGCAGGTAGACCACCAAATCCACTCCGTTCAGATATGCCTATGCCACAATAACAAAGTAACAATGTTTTGCACTACCGTTTCTACTACATATCGAGTGCATGTTTGGAGCGCAAGAATTTCACAAAAACATGTAGTTATAGCGAGTGATTGTCTCATAATTCCTTCAAAGAAATTCATCGTTCCAAATGGGGCTTGAAATCGTAATAATTTTGAAACACAGTCTCAAGCGGGTCCTACCGTCCTAGTGCACGTGCGCATGCTTACTGGACCAGCTAATAATCAGGACTTGCAAATGCAGATCCATGTAGTGTACTTACAATCTAGGAAGAAATATAATGTGTTGTGGCAAGGGAAAGTTAACACTGCAGTTCAACGGAGTGCCTGTGTGGTGTAAGGCCGAAGAGAGTACTAGAACAAAGCAGGACTAGCATGTGATAGAGAGGTGAAGAGGGCAAGAAATTACTCGGTGGACGCAGCGCCGCGGTGGCCGGAGCTGAAGTTGTCGATGTAGCGCACGCAGCGCTGCTCCAGCGGCACCGTCGTCCCGCCCGACGTCACGCACACGATCCGCCGCAGCCCGCCGCCCTCTGCACGCAGCGCAGAAACGAGTTAGCGCGCGGCCAAAAGGCTCGTCTACCTGCAGCCCCCAACCCAACCGTTCACGAGAGCGCGGAGTTACCTGAGGGGTGGGAGTTGCGCGCGATGAACTCCTGCACCGTCGCGGTGACGGCGCCGGCGTCGCGCAGCGGCGGCGCGGTGGCGAAGAAGGATTCCGGGTCCTCCGCCGCGACCATCGTGGTGTGGGGAGTTCACTGGCGGGGTTTGGTCCGGCGGTTTGAGGGAACGGCGAGAAGAGCAGGGGCGTATTTATACTACCCGCCCGCGGCCCGCGGTTGCTGTCTTCTACCCGGCTGACGTTATTCAACTCTTCCAACTTTCATCGGCA
Coding sequences:
- the LOC133917929 gene encoding uncharacterized protein LOC133917929; translation: MASMMGGDFVEAYVLKNTYKEKVRRMEAKSKNGGAGSGAWADLLRHCSGEKKAAASSRGGGVFGLRKKKVHPKAAASSESSGASS
- the LOC133919143 gene encoding phosphopantothenate--cysteine ligase 1-like, with translation MVAAEDPESFFATAPPLRDAGAVTATVQEFIARNSHPSEGGGLRRIVCVTSGGTTVPLEQRCVRYIDNFSSGHRGAASTEYFLKAGYAVIFVHRRGSCQPYCRFLPDDSFLKFFDVNAESKVQVAESHAAIVEKAIGEYCKAIEGGSLLKLPFTTIFEYLQLLKMVAASMSSVGLHGMFYLAAAVSDFYVPWDSMAKHKIQSAGGPLDMRLSQVPKMLSVLRNQWAPLAFCISFKLETDSDILVQKADMALNKYKMNIVVANLLATYKEEVIIVTNDERNTIRRCHKDEDLEEHIIKLLEESHSKYIYSRTNGCNKNDYEKLISFDIKSLA